From Aristaeella lactis, the proteins below share one genomic window:
- a CDS encoding PIG-L deacetylase family protein, with protein MKDRRWMKRSLIAAMVMIAALFCCAAAGAEPAPDITRNCKFNAGSGRKTFSRCKDRDYKTYWRTNNGDKCYVEVTVPAGQSASGVMVQWYEHPHAWGVQVKDESGTWTDAGHTDGSYLAEYLPLPEGTTVFRVANAPGEKRHFNMTELRIYGEGDIPPEAQQWQPSAEKADLMLLVAHSDDEVLWFGGTLPRYAGEEGKVCQVCMMVPSMPYRRLELLDSLWTCGVKNYPVWGNFKDAFSFTLKKQYKHWNKNRVYETVAGWIRQFQPDVLLTHDLQGEYGHGAHRVCADAVMNCLQAAADEKKYSSSAKKYGTWDTPKCYIHLWKENGIDMDWRQPLDSFGGKTSFEVAEAAFRCHVSQQKTDYHVEDWGPWDNSLFGLYRSLVGADEAKDDFFENIIK; from the coding sequence TTGAAAGACAGGCGTTGGATGAAGCGTTCATTGATTGCCGCGATGGTGATGATCGCGGCTCTTTTTTGCTGTGCCGCCGCGGGAGCGGAACCGGCACCGGACATCACCAGAAACTGCAAGTTCAACGCAGGGTCCGGACGCAAAACCTTTTCCAGATGCAAGGACAGGGATTACAAAACCTACTGGAGAACCAACAACGGAGACAAGTGTTATGTTGAGGTCACCGTACCCGCAGGCCAGAGCGCTTCCGGCGTGATGGTGCAGTGGTATGAGCATCCCCATGCCTGGGGCGTGCAGGTAAAGGACGAAAGCGGTACCTGGACAGACGCCGGCCATACAGACGGCAGCTACCTGGCGGAATACCTTCCCCTGCCGGAAGGAACCACCGTGTTCCGGGTGGCGAACGCTCCCGGGGAGAAGCGCCATTTCAACATGACGGAGCTGCGGATCTACGGAGAGGGAGATATTCCTCCGGAAGCGCAGCAATGGCAGCCAAGCGCTGAAAAAGCGGACCTGATGCTGCTGGTGGCCCACTCTGACGATGAGGTGCTGTGGTTCGGCGGCACCCTGCCCCGGTATGCCGGCGAAGAAGGCAAGGTCTGCCAGGTCTGTATGATGGTGCCCTCCATGCCCTACCGGCGGCTGGAGCTCCTGGACAGCCTGTGGACCTGCGGTGTGAAGAACTATCCCGTTTGGGGAAACTTTAAAGATGCCTTCTCCTTCACGCTGAAGAAGCAGTATAAACACTGGAATAAGAACAGGGTATATGAAACCGTGGCCGGCTGGATCCGGCAGTTCCAGCCGGATGTGCTGCTGACCCATGACCTGCAGGGAGAATACGGTCACGGCGCCCACCGGGTATGCGCGGACGCGGTCATGAACTGCCTCCAGGCCGCGGCGGACGAAAAAAAGTATTCCTCCTCCGCAAAGAAATACGGAACCTGGGATACACCGAAATGTTATATTCACCTGTGGAAGGAAAACGGGATTGATATGGACTGGCGCCAGCCGCTGGATTCCTTCGGCGGGAAAACTTCTTTTGAGGTAGCTGAAGCCGCTTTCCGCTGCCATGTATCCCAGCAGAAGACCGATTACCACGTGGAGGACTGGGGGCCCTGGGACAACAGCCTGTTCGGGCTGTACCGGTCACTGGTGGGAGCGGACGAGGCGAAGGATGACTTTTTCGAGAACATAATAAAGTGA
- a CDS encoding radical SAM protein — MKISKKDALTWFRFFAELPEDEPLGCRQQEISLAVFSQIETAVEARRKKMLAAIPGLRAVVPGTEGVKPWEPDIPVCTLFVGPEKQFPAGCRSCLLGTGLSAVRKTNRCNMACPFCYDYGMLDEIEPIGEGLWEIGGGRYREEDLPLLFALQGKPTGIAYVYLEPFMEIEKYYGIIRRFHEAGVHQHMYTNGVNASEENLKALGEAGLDELRFNLGASGAADRVIDAMAAAKKYIPQVGIETPMTREFFKALNAKKEKILATGIDFMNCAELHLNDNNIANYAGEPMYFCRMGYLSPIISRDLTLQVMKTAAEEQWPITVHDCSNKTKIARDLNLAAREGGWFGRSVYGREIGAIPYAAFLPSLEDETLVFTEEEELPRGYRPGEIVL, encoded by the coding sequence ATGAAAATCTCCAAAAAAGACGCCCTGACCTGGTTCCGGTTCTTCGCGGAACTGCCCGAAGATGAACCCCTGGGCTGCCGCCAGCAGGAAATCTCCCTGGCGGTGTTCAGCCAGATCGAAACTGCCGTGGAAGCTCGGCGGAAGAAGATGCTGGCGGCCATTCCCGGGCTCAGGGCCGTTGTGCCCGGCACGGAAGGCGTAAAGCCCTGGGAACCGGATATACCGGTGTGCACCCTGTTTGTCGGCCCGGAGAAACAGTTCCCCGCCGGATGCCGCAGCTGCCTGCTGGGCACAGGGCTTTCCGCTGTCCGGAAAACCAACCGCTGCAACATGGCCTGCCCTTTCTGCTATGACTACGGTATGCTGGACGAAATCGAACCCATCGGGGAAGGCCTGTGGGAGATCGGCGGAGGCCGGTATCGGGAGGAGGACCTGCCGCTGCTGTTTGCCCTGCAGGGAAAGCCTACGGGGATTGCCTATGTGTACCTGGAGCCCTTTATGGAGATTGAAAAATATTATGGCATCATCCGCCGCTTTCATGAGGCCGGGGTGCACCAGCATATGTATACCAACGGCGTGAATGCCAGCGAGGAAAACCTGAAGGCCCTGGGAGAAGCCGGACTTGATGAGCTGCGGTTCAACCTCGGGGCCAGCGGAGCGGCAGACCGGGTCATCGACGCCATGGCTGCCGCGAAGAAATATATCCCCCAGGTGGGTATTGAGACCCCGATGACCCGGGAGTTCTTCAAGGCGCTTAATGCCAAAAAAGAAAAGATCCTCGCAACGGGGATCGACTTTATGAACTGCGCCGAACTGCACCTGAACGACAACAACATCGCCAACTACGCCGGTGAACCCATGTACTTCTGCCGCATGGGCTACCTGAGCCCGATCATCAGCCGGGACCTGACCCTGCAGGTGATGAAAACCGCGGCGGAAGAGCAGTGGCCCATCACGGTGCATGACTGCAGCAATAAAACAAAAATCGCCCGCGACCTGAACCTGGCTGCCCGGGAGGGCGGCTGGTTCGGCCGGAGCGTTTACGGACGTGAGATCGGTGCCATCCCCTACGCGGCATTCCTGCCGTCCCTGGAGGATGAAACCCTCGTGTTTACGGAAGAGGAAGAACTCCCCCGGGGTTACCGTCCGGGAGAAATCGTGCTGTAA